The following proteins are co-located in the Macaca thibetana thibetana isolate TM-01 chromosome 6, ASM2454274v1, whole genome shotgun sequence genome:
- the LOC126957300 gene encoding LOW QUALITY PROTEIN: protocadherin alpha-13-like (The sequence of the model RefSeq protein was modified relative to this genomic sequence to represent the inferred CDS: deleted 1 base in 1 codon) yields MVFSWQGGPRQRQLLLWLLILAAWETGSGQLHYSVPEEAKHGTFVGRIAQDLGLELAELVPRLFRVASKTHGDLLEVNLQNGILFVNSRIDREELCGRSAECSIHLEVIVDRPLQVFHVEVKVRDINDNPPVFPESKKRITIAESRPPETRFPLDGASDADIGVNSALTYRLYPNDYFALDTQNSREQMSSLSLILRKTLDREEIQEHTLLLTASDGGKPELTGTVQLLITILDVNDNAPEFYQSVYKVTMLENAFNGTLVIKLNATDPDDGTNGDIVYSFRRPVSPAVVYAFTINPNNGEIRTKGKLDFEEKKLYEISVEAVDKGNIPMAGHCTLLVEVLDVNDNAPEVTITSLSLPIREDTQPSAIIALISVSDRDSGSNGQVTCTLTPHVPFKLVSTYKNYYSLVLDSALDRESVSAYELVVTARDGGSPSLWATASVSVGVADVNDNAPAFAQSEYTVFVKENNPPGCHIFTVSARDADAQENALVSYSLVERRVGERALSSYVSVHAQSGKVYVLQPLDHEELELLQFQVSALDAGVPPLGSNVTLQVFVLDENDNAPALLTPGAGSAGGTVSELVPRSVGAGHVVAKVRAVDADSGYNAWLSYELQPAAVGSRIPFRVGLYTGEISTTRTLDEVDARRHRLLVLVKDHGEPALTATATVVLSLVESGQQPKASSRASAGAVGQEVALVDVNVYLIIAICAVSSLLVLTLLLYTALRCSSPRTEGACALGKPTLVCSSAVGSWSYSQQRQQRCALGRAHLRRTSWPSVPAFLLVWVLQREQARGRTQNA; encoded by the exons ATGGTGTTTTCCTGGCAAGGAGGCCCAAGACAGCGGCAACTACTGCTCTGGCTTCTGATCCTCGCAGCCTGGGAGACGGGTAGTGGCCAGCTCCACTACTCCGTCCCCGAGGAAGCAAAACACGGCACCTTCGTGGGGCGCATCGCTCAGGacctggggctggagctggcAGAGCTGGTGCCGCGCCTGTTCCGGGTGGCGTCCAAAACACACGGGGACCTTCTGGAGGTAAATCTGCAGAATGGCATTTTGTTTGTGAATTCTCGGATCGACCGCGAGGAGCTGTGCGGGCGGAGCGCGGAGTGCAGCATCCACCTGGAGGTGATCGTGGACAGGCCGCTACAGGTTTTCCATGTGGAGGTGAAGGTGAGGGACATTAACGACAACCCGCCCGTATTTCCTGAAAGCAAGAAACGAATAACCATTGCAGAATCTAGACCTCCAGAAACTCGATTTCCACTAGATGGCGCATCCGATGCAGATATTGGAGTAAACTCGGCATTGACCTACCGACTGTATCCCAACGATTATTTCGCTTTGGACACACAAAATAGTCGTGAGCAAATGTCTTCATTATCACTTATACTGAGGAAAACACTGGACAGAGAGGAAATTCAGGAACATACTTTATTACTGACAGCCAGTGATGGAGGTAAACCCGAACTGACTGGCACAGTTCAACTGCTCATCACGATTCTGGACGTGAATGATAACGCCCCGGAATTTTACCAATCCGTTTATAAAGTGACGATGTTAGAGAACGCATTCAATGGAACATTAGTGATCAAACTAAATGCCACAGATCCTGATGATGGTACAAATGGAGATATAGTTTACTCATTTAGAAGGCCTGTATCACCTGCTGTGGTATATGCATTTACCATAAATCCCAACAACGGAGAAATTAGGACAAAAGGCAAACTAGATTTCGAAGAAAAGAAATTGTATGAAATATCTGTGGAGGcagttgacaaaggaaatattccaaTGGCGGGTCATTGTACCCTTTTGGTGGAAGTACTAGATGTAAATGATAACGCCCCAGAGGTTACCATCACTTCTTTGTCACTCCCCATCAGAGAAGACACTCAGCCTAGCGCCATCATTGCCCTCATCAGTGTGTCCGATCGTGACTCTGGCTCAAACGGACAGGTCACCTGCACCCTGACGCCGCACGTCCCCTTCAAGCTGGTGTCCACCTACAAGAATTACTACTCATTGGTGTTGGACAGCGCCCTGGACCGAGAGAGCGTGTCAGCCTATGAACTGGTGGTGACCGCGCGGGATGGGGGCTCGCCTTCGCTGTGGGCCACGGCCAGCGTGTCCGTGGGAGTGGCCGACGTGAACGACAACGCGCCGGCGTTCGCGCAGTCCGAGTACACGGTGTTCGTGAAAGAGAACAACCCGCCGGGCTGCCACATCTTCACGGTGTCTGCGCGGGACGCGGACGCGCAGGAGAACGCGCTGGTGTCCTATTCGCTGGTGGAGCGGCGGGTGGGCGAGCGCGCGCTGTCGAGCTACGTGTCGGTGCACGCGCAGAGCGGCAAGGTGTACGTGCTGCAGCCGCTGGACCACGAGGAACTGGAGCTGCTGCAGTTCCAGGTGAGCGCGCTCGATGCGGGCGTGCCGCCTCTGGGCAGCAACGTGACGCTGCAGGTGTTCGTGCTGGATGAGAACGACAACGCGCCGGCTCTACTGACGCCCGGAGCTGGCAGCGCTGGAGGCACAGTGAGCGAGCTGGTGCCGCGGTCGGTGGGTGCAGGCCACGTGGTGGCGAAGGTGCGTGCAGTGGACGCCGATTCCGGCTACAATGCTTGGCTTTCGTATGAATTGCAGCCGGCGGCGGTCGGCTCGCGCATCCCGTTCCGTGTGGGGCTGTACACTGGCGAGATCAGCACAACACGCACTCTGGACGAGGTGGACGCCCGGCGCCACCGCCTTCTGGTGCTGGTGAAGGACCACGGTGAGCCCGCGCTGACGGCCACGGCAACGGTAGTATTGTCGTTGGTGGAGAGCGGCCAACAGCCAAAGGCGTCGTCGAGGGCGTCCGCAGGCGCTGTGGGTCAGGAAGTGGCGCTGGTGGATGTCAACGTGTACCTGATCATTGCCATCTGCGCAGTGTCCAGCCTGTTGGTGCTCACGCTGCTACTGTATACTGCGCTGCGGTGCTCGTCGCCGCGCACCGAGGGCGCGTGCGCCCTGGGCAAGCCCACTCTGGTGTGCTCTAGCGCGGTAGGGAGTTGGTCGTACtcgcagcagaggcagcagagg TGTGCTCTGGGGAGGGCCCACCTAAGACGGACCTCATGGCCTTCAGTCCCAGCCTTCCTCCTTGTCTGGGTTCTGCAGAGGGAACAGGCCAGAGGGAGGACTCAGAATGCTTGA